The following are encoded together in the Salvia hispanica cultivar TCC Black 2014 chromosome 6, UniMelb_Shisp_WGS_1.0, whole genome shotgun sequence genome:
- the LOC125195689 gene encoding CBL-interacting serine/threonine-protein kinase 24 has product MMGAKRKVGKYELGRTIGEGTFAKVKFAHNTETGDNVAIKILAKTTILKHKMVDQIKREISIMKIVRHPCIVRLHEVLASQSKIYIVLEFVTGGELFDKIVHHGRLSENESRRYFQQLIDVVSHCHSKGVYHRDLKPENLLLDSQGKLKVSDFGLSALPQKGVDLLHTTCGTPNYVAPEVLSNRGYDGAAADIWSCGVILFVLMAGYLPFEEIDLPSLYNKINAAQFSCPYWFSVGAMALIHKILDPNPETRIKIEGIKRDSWFQKSYVPVRPRDDEVVNLDDVRAVFDDIEDKYVNEESRNDDGGPLIMNAFEMITLSQGLNLSALFDRRQDYVKRQTRFVSRQPAKVIISAIEEAACSMGLKVHTRSYKTRLEGVSANKTSQFAVVLEVYEVAQSLFMVDVRKAAGDTLEYHKFYKNLCEKIHHIIWRAKEGSPGPALLRTMTC; this is encoded by the exons ATGATGGGAGCGAAGAGAAAAGTTGGAAAATATGAGCTTGGAAGAACCATTGGAGAGGGAACATTTGCAAAAGTTAAGTTTGCGCACAACACAGAGACGGGTGACAATGTGGCCATCAAAATCTTGGCCAAGACTACTATTCTCAAGCACAAGATGGTTGATCAg ATAAAACGAGAGATCTCAATAATGAAGATTGTCAGACATCCTTGTATAGTGAGGCTGCATGAG GTTTTAGCCAGTCAATCAAAGATATACATAGTTCTGGAGTTTGTGACTGGCGGAGAactttttgataaaatt GTTCACCATGGTAGGCTTTCTGAGAATGAATCAAGAAGATACTTTCAACAACTCATTGATGTAGTTTCACATTGCCATAGTAAGGGTGTGTACCACCGTGATTTAAAG CCTGAAAACCTGCTCCTTGATTCCCAAGGAAAGTTGAAGGTTTCTGATTTTGGACTGAGTGCATTACCTCAAAAG GGAGTTGATCTTCTTCATACAACCTGTGGGACTCCAAATTACGTTGCACCCGAG GTACTAAGCAACCGAGGTTATGATGGTGCAGCTGCTGATATTTGGTCATGCGGCGTGAtcctttttgttttaatgGCAGGATATTTGCCATTTGAGGAGATAGACCTTCCTTCCTTATATAACAAG ATTAATGCTGCTCAATTCTCTTGCCCATATTGGTTTTCTGTGGGTGCAATGGCATTGATACATAAGATCCTTGACCCAAATCCTGAAACA CGAATCAAAATTGAAGGAATAAAACGAGACTCATGGTTCCAAAAAAGTTATGTTCCTGTCAGACCCAGAGATGATGAAGTGGTGAATCTGGATGATGTTCGTGCTGTTTTTGATGACATTGAG GACAAATATGTAAATGAGGAATCTCGGAATGATGATGGTGGTCCTTTGATAATGAATGCGTTTGAAATGATTACACTTTCCCAAGGCTTGAATTTATCGGCCTTGTTTGACAGGCGTCAG GATTATGTCAAACGACAGACTCGTTTTGTTTCCCGACAACCTGCAAAAGTTATAATTTCAGCAATTGAGGAAGCTGCTTGCTCAATGGGACTCAAGGTTCACACGAGAAGTTACAAG ACAAGACTTGAGGGTGTATCTGCAAATAAAACCAGTCAATTTGCTGTGGTGCTCGAG GTATATGAAGTTGCACAATCCCTTTTCATGGTGGATGTCCGTAAGGCCGCTGGAGACACACTTGAATACCACAAG TTCTACAAGAATTTGTGTGAAAAGATCCATCATATAATCTGGAGAGCAAAGGAAGGGAGTCCTGGCCCTGCTTTGCTTAGAACCATGACTTGTTGA